The Pseudophryne corroboree isolate aPseCor3 chromosome 2, aPseCor3.hap2, whole genome shotgun sequence genome has a segment encoding these proteins:
- the LOC135050528 gene encoding uncharacterized protein LOC135050528, producing MMCLCTKIALLLIIFSVCGRAAPVRRRGGLHRSAAADAPSVYYAEEEKGPVTAPPDDVLYSDDDVERAWEKKVPHGLVNGSVAGRRSVPRTKPTKVISADVKFLEGFLVVFVPAAILLAGCVIYWRYGKWVTTRERDIEKNEEGATRPQAPTTTSSDSIKASTAMTFTRTSMTGTTLTITNSFPDMLPGPPSWMAASVMQTAV from the exons ATGATGTGTTTGTGCACAAAAATTGCTTTGCTTTTGATTATATTTTCAGTGTGTGGCAGGGCAGCCCCAGTACGTCGTAGGGGAG GTTTACATCGCTCTGCTGCCGCTGATGCCCCATCCGTGTATTATGCTGAGGAGGAGAAGGGTCCTGTGACAGCTCCTCCAGATGATGTATTATATTCGGATGATGACGTGGAACGCGCCTGGGAGAAGAAGGTCCCACATG GTTTAGTTAACGGTTCTGTAGCTGGCAGACGATCGGTGCCAAGGACCAAACCGACCAAGGTTATATCAGCTG ATGTGAAATTCTTGGAAGGATTTTTGGTTGTGTTTGTTCCAGCGGCAATATTGCTTGCAGGATGTGTCATTTACTGGAG ATATGGCAAATGGGTGACAACGCGTGAAAGAG ATATTGAGAAGAATGAGGAAGGTGCTACAAGACCACAAGCACCCACCACCACATCCTCTGATTCTATCAAGGCATCCACCGCAATGACCTTCACCCGCACCTCCATGACTGGAACCACCTTGACCATCACCAACTCCTTCCCAGACATGCTGCCAGGGCCACCTTCATGGATGGCAGCATCTGTCATGCAGACTGCAGTGTAA